One region of Zingiber officinale cultivar Zhangliang chromosome 7B, Zo_v1.1, whole genome shotgun sequence genomic DNA includes:
- the LOC122005513 gene encoding patatin-like protein 3: protein MAFIDADKLSYEIFSFLESKFLFTPSTTASPAISSGAVGRIRVLSIDGGDRPSDVLLAAAALDRLEATLRLHTGEPCARVADLFDVAAGSGAGGVLAAMLFTRGHDGRPLFSAADALRLLVAESRRRRGRGFACSRGGGLFRGVFRRPGGFFRRVFGDATLRDAVKPILIPCYDLATAAPFLFSRADAVEADGYDFRTWEVCAATCADTTAVEMRSMDGRTRVAAVGGGVVMANPTAAAITHVLHNKQEFPLATGLEDLLVVSLGAAPREPVPTGAAELLRIASDGVADMVDQAVAMAFGHGSANNYTRIQANNLMSGNCTPHLLNSKNLMRTMEDIFSQRHVESFLFSGKRLSEQSNAHKLDHFASELIKEEERRKKNLIPIVVIKQVMTPRTSSATTITTTVTTTATTMSPVH from the exons ATGGCATTCATCGACGCCGACAAGCTTAGCTACGAGATCTTCTCCTTCCTGGAGAGCAAGTTCCTCTTCACCCCCTCCACCACTGCATCACCGGCTATCTCGAGTGGCGCTGTTGGCAGGATTCGCGTCCTTTCGATCGACGGCGGCGACCGCCCCTCCGACGTCCTCCTCGCCGCCGCCGCCCTCGATCGGCTCGAAGCCACTCTCCGCCTCCATACCGGGGAGCCCTGCGCCCGAGTCGCCGACCTCTTCGACGTCGCCGCCGGATCCGGCGCCGGAGGCGTCCTCGCTGCGATGCTCTTCACCAGGGGCCACGACGGTCGCCCTCTCTTCTCCGCCGCCGACGCGCTTCGCCTCCTCGTCGCCGAGAGCCGCCGCCGCCGCGGTCGCGGCTTCGCCTGCTCCCGCGGCGGCGGCCTCTTCCGCGGGGTGTTCCGCCGGCCGGGCGGGTTCTTCCGCCGGGTGTTCGGGGACGCCACCCTGAGGGACGCCGTGAAGCCGATCCTGATCCCATGCTACGATCTCGCGACGGCGGCGCCGTTCCTCTTCTCGCGGGCCGACGCGGTCGAGGCGGACGGGTACGACTTCCGGACGTGGGAGGTGTGCGCCGCCACGTGCGCCGACACCACAGCGGTGGAGATGCGATCTATGGACGGACGGACGCGGGTCGCCGCGGTGGGAGGCGGCGTTGTGATGGCGAACCCCACGGCCGCCGCCATCACGCACGTTCTACACAACAAGCAGGAGTTCCCCTTGGCGACCGGACTGGAGGACCTCCTCGTGGTTTCTCTCGGAGCCGCCCCTAGGGAACCCGTCCCAACCGGAGCGGCTGAGCTCCTCAGGATCGCCAGCGATGGCGTTGCCGATATG GTGGATCAAGCTGTAGCCATGGCATTTGGACACGGCAGTGCAAACAATTATACTCGCATCCAG gCCAATAATTTAATGTCGGGAAATTGCACGCCGCATTTGCTCAACTCCAAGAATTTGATGCGAACGATGGAAGACATTTTCTCACAGAGACATGTAGAATCGTTTCTCTTCAGTGGAAAAAGGCTCTCCGAGCAGAGCAATGCCCATAAGCTCGACCATTTCGCAAGTGAATTgatcaaggaagaagagaggcgGAAGAAGAATCTAATTCCGATTGTCGTAATCAAGCAAGTGATGACACCACGAACATCATCCGCGACGACTATCACCACCACCGTCACAACCACTGCCACTACAATGTCACCGGTCCACTGA
- the LOC122005514 gene encoding protein LOL2-like isoform X1 has translation MRNREGFSVFIAIVACLGTILPDLLPVCDSGSADNCCKKHDTAMQSQVVCSGCRTVLLYPRGATEVRCAICSTITPAASGMDMSQLVCGGCRTMLMYTRGATSVRCSCCNTINITMSANQVSHVHCRQCHRMLMYPYGASSVKCAICHYITNVGMPNMRAPAPAGTRSNETAPIQPSTSIHSSRVSNTTVVVENPMSVNESGKLVSNVVVGVTTGKK, from the exons atgagaAATAGAGAGGGTTTTTCCGTGTTCATTGCTATTGTTGCTTGTTTGGGCACGATTCTGCCCGATTTGCTGCCGGTCTGCGACTCAG GATCAGCAGACAATTGTTGTAAAAAACACGATACAGCTATGCAGAGCCAAGTTGTTTGTAGCGGGTGCAGGACCGTCCTCCTTTACCCAAGGGGAGCCACGGAGGTGCGTTGTGCCATATGCAGCACAATCACCCCAGCTGCTTCAG GAATGGATATGTCTCAACTTGTATGTGGTGGCTGTCGAACGATGTTAATGTATACTCGCGGTGCAACAAGTGTAAGATGTTCCTGCTGCAACACAATCAATATCACTATGTCAG CAAATCAAGTTTCTCATGTGCACTGCAGACAATGTCATAGAATGCTGATGTACCCATACGGAGCGTCATCTGTCAAATGTGCAATTTGCCATTACATTACTAATGTTGGG ATGCCAAATATGAGAGCTCCAGCCCCTGCAGGAACGAGGTCAAATGAGACTGCACCCATCCAGCCATCAACATCAATT CATTCCTCTCGTGTTTCAAACACGACAGTGGTGGTTGAAAATCCGATGTCAGTGAATGAAAGCGGAAAACTG GTGAGCAATGTTGTTGTTGGAGTCACTACAGGGAAGAAATAA
- the LOC122005514 gene encoding protein LOL2-like isoform X2 translates to MQSQVVCSGCRTVLLYPRGATEVRCAICSTITPAASGMDMSQLVCGGCRTMLMYTRGATSVRCSCCNTINITMSANQVSHVHCRQCHRMLMYPYGASSVKCAICHYITNVGMPNMRAPAPAGTRSNETAPIQPSTSIHSSRVSNTTVVVENPMSVNESGKLVSNVVVGVTTGKK, encoded by the exons ATGCAGAGCCAAGTTGTTTGTAGCGGGTGCAGGACCGTCCTCCTTTACCCAAGGGGAGCCACGGAGGTGCGTTGTGCCATATGCAGCACAATCACCCCAGCTGCTTCAG GAATGGATATGTCTCAACTTGTATGTGGTGGCTGTCGAACGATGTTAATGTATACTCGCGGTGCAACAAGTGTAAGATGTTCCTGCTGCAACACAATCAATATCACTATGTCAG CAAATCAAGTTTCTCATGTGCACTGCAGACAATGTCATAGAATGCTGATGTACCCATACGGAGCGTCATCTGTCAAATGTGCAATTTGCCATTACATTACTAATGTTGGG ATGCCAAATATGAGAGCTCCAGCCCCTGCAGGAACGAGGTCAAATGAGACTGCACCCATCCAGCCATCAACATCAATT CATTCCTCTCGTGTTTCAAACACGACAGTGGTGGTTGAAAATCCGATGTCAGTGAATGAAAGCGGAAAACTG GTGAGCAATGTTGTTGTTGGAGTCACTACAGGGAAGAAATAA
- the LOC122005515 gene encoding PAN domain-containing protein At5g03700-like — MAAAAKVLSFLTASFLLVHLVTTVAASSVGHEIRRGFSAGHDTSYSQFQPLLADPTGVFSLGFLRAAASDSDSDQLNLVVLHLASSTALWHAALARPLLWEAPVSLSFNGSLVLSDAETGILWSTPAIDAGDRLVLLNSSNLQVQKLAAMTAVVVLWESFDFPANTLVQGQNFTSAADVKSTDQRFSMRVEESYLALYMELPGGTPPVMYWRHAAMEAKAEIVAGGGPIYAQVGEGFLGMYQNESAPVDVLPFKSFNLGIRGFRRLTLESDGNLRAYYWNGTIWAKDLEAIADRCDIPTSCGAYGLCDYSGGCGCLDGARKADRCLPAASGDFCAAGANEFGILRRKGVDLANKVLAANEKVGSLEECEASCERNCSCWGAIYNNASGYCYRLDYPIQSLVAADESKEGYFKLRPSGGGGGRSRKVKVAFLAVGSLVLVGTTTAAVVAYGVRRRRRGVTARVEGSMVEGLTPGPYKDLNSASFRSIELS; from the coding sequence ATGGCGGCCGCCGCAAAGGTGCTTTCTTTTCTAACTGCAAGCTTTCTTCTTGTTCACTTGGTTACCACGGTGGCAGCTTCCTCCGTCGGCCATGAGATCCGCAGAGGCTTCTCAGCTGGCCACGACACCTCCTATTCCCAATTCCAGCCCCTGCTCGCCGACCCCACTGGCGTCTTCTCCCTCGGCTTCCTCCGCGCCGCCGCCTCCGACTCCGACTCCGACCAGCTAAACCTTGTTGTCCTCCACCTCGCCTCCTCCACTGCTCTCTGGCACGCCGCCCTCGCGCGTCCCCTCCTCTGGGAGGCACCTGTTTCCTTATCCTTCAACGGCAGTCTTGTGCTGTCGGATGCAGAAACGGGGATTCTCTGGTCGACTCCTGCGATCGACGCTGGCGATCGCCTCGTGCTCCTTAACTCGTCCAACCTTCAGGTCCAGAAACTGGCGGCGATGACCGCCGTGGTGGTGCTCTGGGAAAGTTTCGATTTTCCGGCGAATACGCTGGTTCAAGGTCAGAACTTTACCTCGGCCGCCGACGTTAAGTCTACAGACCAGCGCTTTTCGATGAGGGTGGAGGAGAGTTACCTCGCCCTTTACATGGAGCTCCCCGGAGGCACGCCGCCGGTGATGTACTGGAGGCACGCAGCCATGGAAGCCAAGGCCGAGATCGTCGCCGGCGGAGGACCGATATACGCGCAGGTGGGAGAGGGGTTTCTAGGGATGTACCAAAACGAGTCCGCTCCAGTCGACGTGCTCCCCTTCAAAAGCTTCAATCTAGGAATCCGCGGTTTCCGCCGCTTAACCCTAGAATCCGATGGCAACCTCCGAGCTTACTACTGGAACGGCACGATCTGGGCCAAGGACCTTGAGGCCATCGCCGACCGCTGCGATATCCCCACATCCTGCGGCGCCTATGGGCTCTGTGACTATTCAGGCGGATGCGGCTGCCTCGACGGCGCCAGGAAGGCGGATAGGTGCCTCCCGGCGGCCTCCGGCGACTTCTGCGCGGCCGGAGCGAACGAGTTCGGAATCTTGAGGAGGAAAGGAGTCGACTTGGCGAACAAAGTACTGGCGGCGAACGAAAAGGTGGGATCTTTGGAAGAGTGCGAGGCTTCCTGCGAGCGGAACTGCAGTTGCTGGGGCGCGATCTACAACAACGCTTCAGGTTACTGCTACCGGTTGGACTACCCCATACAGAGCCTAGTGGCGGCTGACGAGAGCAAGGAGGGGTACTTCAAGCTCAGGccgagcggcggcggcggcggccgcaGTAGGAAGGTAAAGGTGGCGTTTCTGGCGGTGGGCAGTTTGGTGTTAGTCGGAACGACGACTGCGGCGGTTGTTGCATACGGTGTACGGAGGCGGCGGCGGGGAGTGACGGCGAGAGTGGAGGGATCGATGGTGGAAGGGCTGACCCCAGGGCCTTACAAAGATCTCAATTCAGCTTCGTTTCGATCTATCGAGCTCTCCTAA